Proteins from one Desulfonema limicola genomic window:
- a CDS encoding AAA family ATPase, whose translation MLTLANNHFTSLGPEIGKFKNLQQLHIQNNELSSLPPEIGELKNLRQLHIQNNRLDSLPSELSNLKNLQIFNATKNYFKIVPSIIYEMQSLLQLHLSNNQLERIDREIGNLINLTHLSLNNNKLLYIPQEIGKLTNLGLLNLSHNNIKRLPVDILNLTQLTQLLLTDNKIPLPKKSKKNTPEQLISCILEKQPKLMPTNKADIFINVSMENLINEYGNKLNQALNDRGIECEYIDEIEDIDVGTTVVFIIIPFDISNKAELIFPIISKCNSMQKKIHIFLHSRHHATGNVMNLENMETIIQLRKKLKTDYAEKINYYDSLKNLTSLIYEGVKKQSPVFKIQSLKLTNIGHYSNITIDMNRPITFFEGENGTGKTTILRALALGIIGSNHNKIDNNKIKSLLAVNQLDLENNIKVKSGKIELHYTVDGIRYCNTIEINSIDQGRDIEIKNKGDFYIISEKYNLKPLLIGFPQVRNEVDTKIVRELSTDYIDDLIPLINNSNCNRFQSFITWIANLDDTAIKKEKKYPDKLPEERKIINEIFKIISNIIGYDMHLKIVRQSNPPDVWVSTKHVPNGISLNFISQGFKDIMRLIGYFTLRLSQTYAHSIKFTEENSVVIVDGIDSYLHPKWQANLLHVFQKFFPNTQFIISCHTSFPSSSLDTESINLLRFDDS comes from the coding sequence GTGCTTACTCTGGCAAATAATCATTTTACATCATTAGGTCCTGAAATTGGTAAGTTTAAAAACCTACAACAACTTCATATTCAAAATAATGAATTATCTTCACTTCCACCGGAAATAGGAGAATTAAAAAATCTTCGACAACTTCATATTCAAAATAATAGATTGGATTCTTTACCATCAGAACTATCTAATTTAAAGAATTTACAAATTTTTAATGCAACGAAAAATTATTTTAAAATAGTTCCAAGTATAATTTATGAGATGCAATCATTATTGCAATTACACTTAAGTAACAATCAATTGGAAAGAATAGATAGGGAAATTGGAAATCTCATTAATTTAACTCACCTTTCTTTGAATAATAATAAGTTATTATACATTCCTCAAGAAATAGGAAAATTAACTAATCTTGGATTATTAAATTTATCACATAATAATATTAAAAGACTGCCTGTGGATATTTTAAATTTAACTCAGCTTACTCAACTTTTATTAACAGATAATAAAATACCACTTCCAAAAAAATCGAAAAAAAATACACCTGAACAATTAATATCATGCATATTGGAAAAGCAACCAAAACTGATGCCTACTAATAAAGCAGATATTTTTATAAATGTAAGCATGGAAAACTTGATTAATGAATATGGTAACAAATTGAATCAAGCATTAAATGATAGAGGAATTGAATGTGAATACATAGATGAAATAGAAGATATTGATGTTGGAACAACAGTTGTTTTTATAATAATACCTTTTGATATAAGCAATAAAGCTGAATTAATCTTTCCTATTATTTCAAAATGTAACTCTATGCAGAAAAAAATTCATATTTTTTTACATTCACGCCATCATGCAACTGGCAATGTGATGAATCTTGAGAATATGGAAACAATTATACAATTACGAAAAAAATTAAAAACTGATTATGCTGAAAAAATTAATTACTACGACTCTTTAAAGAATCTTACAAGCTTAATTTATGAAGGTGTTAAGAAGCAATCCCCAGTGTTTAAGATTCAATCGCTAAAGCTAACTAATATTGGTCATTACTCAAATATAACGATAGATATGAATAGACCCATTACTTTTTTTGAAGGAGAAAATGGAACAGGCAAAACTACAATATTAAGAGCTTTGGCATTAGGAATTATTGGATCTAATCATAATAAAATTGATAACAATAAAATTAAAAGTCTACTCGCTGTCAACCAATTAGATTTAGAAAATAACATCAAAGTAAAAAGTGGAAAAATTGAACTTCATTATACAGTTGATGGTATAAGATATTGCAATACTATTGAGATCAATTCGATTGATCAAGGAAGAGATATTGAAATAAAAAATAAAGGCGATTTTTATATCATTTCAGAAAAATATAATTTAAAACCATTACTCATCGGTTTTCCTCAAGTACGAAATGAAGTGGATACGAAAATTGTTAGAGAATTATCAACTGATTATATAGATGATTTAATACCACTTATAAATAATTCAAACTGTAATCGTTTCCAATCATTTATAACATGGATAGCAAATTTAGATGATACTGCAATTAAAAAAGAAAAAAAATATCCTGACAAACTACCCGAAGAAAGAAAAATTATAAATGAAATCTTTAAAATTATATCAAATATTATTGGGTATGACATGCATTTGAAAATTGTACGCCAATCTAATCCCCCTGACGTTTGGGTTTCAACAAAACATGTTCCAAATGGTATATCACTAAATTTTATTAGCCAAGGATTTAAAGATATTATGAGGTTGATTGGATATTTCACACTACGATTATCACAAACATATGCGCATTCAATTAAATTCACTGAAGAAAATTCCGTTGTTATTGTTGACGGAATTGACAGTTATCTTCATCCCAAATGGCAAGCAAATCTGCTCCATGTTTTTCAGAAGTTTTTTCCTAATACACAATTTATTATTTCATGCCATACATCATTTCCTTCAAGTTCTTTAGACACAGAATCTATTAATTTATTAAGATTTGACGATAGTTGA
- a CDS encoding PD-(D/E)XK nuclease family protein, translated as MTNIQLQTLAQLKENLHISYSQISCYMNCPLKYMFRYVKGFPPERVSSALIFGKSIHTGIEHFYITYKRKQEKADVNTVQELFADVFSSEINKAEAPVVFRRDENKDTSISMGKAMLKAFCKSAKLKDTEIIGVEMPLSARLYTDTGKFTDFLIIGVIDALIKNCDGDIVAIDNKTALRAKSSEDVEKDLQFSVYGYLLCANKYVAKTEDAYCRMDVLRKLKNPKVEKYGTIRTPSDRKRLAKIAVNVLTAIENQAFYPVRSWMCSGGCEYKDACYSW; from the coding sequence ATGACTAACATACAGCTTCAAACTTTGGCACAATTAAAGGAAAATTTGCACATTAGCTATTCTCAGATTTCCTGTTATATGAATTGTCCACTAAAATATATGTTCAGATATGTAAAAGGTTTCCCGCCAGAGCGAGTTTCATCTGCTCTTATTTTTGGCAAAAGCATACACACAGGTATTGAGCATTTCTACATCACATACAAAAGAAAACAAGAAAAGGCAGATGTTAATACTGTTCAAGAATTATTTGCTGATGTCTTTAGTAGTGAAATTAATAAGGCAGAAGCTCCGGTGGTATTCAGAAGAGATGAGAACAAAGATACATCCATTTCAATGGGTAAAGCTATGCTCAAGGCATTTTGCAAGTCTGCGAAATTGAAAGATACTGAAATCATAGGGGTTGAGATGCCACTGAGCGCACGTCTTTATACTGACACAGGGAAATTCACAGATTTTCTAATTATTGGCGTTATAGACGCTCTTATAAAGAATTGTGATGGTGATATTGTCGCCATAGATAACAAAACAGCCTTACGTGCTAAAAGCTCAGAAGACGTAGAAAAAGACCTGCAATTCAGTGTTTACGGATACCTTCTTTGTGCTAACAAATACGTTGCTAAAACGGAGGATGCGTATTGTCGAATGGATGTTTTAAGGAAATTAAAAAATCCAAAGGTTGAAAAATACGGCACAATAAGAACACCATCAGACCGAAAACGTCTTGCGAAAATTGCTGTTAATGTTCTCACTGCCATAGAAAATCAGGCTTTTTATCCTGTGAGAAGCTGGATGTGTTCTGGTGGATGCGAATATAAAGATGCCTGTTATTCCTGGTAA
- a CDS encoding DUF932 domain-containing protein, with protein sequence MRGNDTLINVIEMVEGISENHHDQIIPLADIEFENLDTAHVCGREIEVLPSAQRLIANRLRVPHQYLVRCPQALQEQNLNYWMREEQKNRDTFFCRFDGYKLRAVFTQRYTAFDNKDILTQMVEYGFSLDTEIHYTFDDSLMNLKIPEYDRMFSFPGDDKMIPGTSIANSEVGVMAFSIEAYIYRLVCSNGLISKTSIGKRFKHISDKAMIEFEDVISEVIYQSSHNQNRLRISTETSVGDANETFDSFNRRFLITKKEAEAVSIAFNREQGNTMFNIINAYTRGAQHPGLTAEESYKLERTGGQILALVK encoded by the coding sequence ATGAGAGGAAATGACACTTTAATAAACGTAATTGAAATGGTTGAAGGTATTTCTGAAAACCATCACGACCAGATTATCCCGTTAGCAGATATTGAGTTTGAAAATCTTGATACAGCTCATGTATGCGGTAGAGAGATAGAAGTATTACCGAGTGCACAGAGATTGATAGCCAATCGCCTGAGAGTTCCGCATCAGTATCTTGTTCGTTGTCCTCAAGCCCTTCAGGAACAAAATCTCAACTACTGGATGAGGGAAGAACAGAAAAACAGGGATACTTTTTTCTGCCGTTTTGATGGGTATAAACTCCGTGCTGTTTTCACACAGCGTTATACAGCATTTGATAACAAGGATATTCTTACCCAAATGGTGGAATATGGATTTTCTTTAGATACGGAAATTCATTATACCTTTGATGACAGCTTGATGAACCTGAAAATACCAGAATATGACCGGATGTTTTCCTTTCCCGGCGATGACAAAATGATACCGGGTACAAGTATTGCTAACAGCGAGGTAGGTGTAATGGCCTTTTCTATTGAAGCTTATATTTACAGGCTTGTATGCAGTAACGGTCTGATTTCCAAAACTTCGATTGGCAAAAGGTTCAAGCACATTTCTGATAAAGCAATGATTGAATTTGAAGATGTAATTTCTGAAGTGATTTATCAGTCCAGCCATAATCAAAACAGATTACGGATTTCAACTGAAACATCTGTGGGGGATGCGAATGAAACCTTTGACAGTTTTAACAGAAGGTTTCTTATTACAAAGAAAGAGGCTGAGGCTGTTAGCATTGCCTTTAACAGAGAGCAGGGCAATACAATGTTCAATATCATTAATGCCTACACCCGTGGCGCACAACATCCTGGATTAACAGCAGAAGAAAGTTATAAACTTGAACGAACCGGTGGACAGATACTTGCACTGGTAAAATAA
- a CDS encoding GNAT family N-acetyltransferase: protein MLQPTLYADRLTLRPFSMNDAEDVQRLAGRKQIASKTIPIPHPYELHMAYEWIGTHKKAFGDWKYVNYAVRQL, encoded by the coding sequence ATGTTACAGCCAACACTTTACGCAGACCGGTTAACACTCAGACCTTTTTCAATGAATGATGCAGAAGATGTTCAACGTCTGGCAGGTAGGAAACAAATTGCATCAAAAACAATCCCAATACCCCATCCATATGAACTGCATATGGCCTATGAATGGATAGGAACCCATAAGAAAGCATTTGGAGACTGGAAGTATGTTAATTATGCTGTTAGACAGCTTTAA
- a CDS encoding Rad52/Rad22 family DNA repair protein: MTGNPLPYFNLEDLGKPFAEDDIEWRVQRAGVSGNRPWAMVLAYVTNRAIMERLDKIVGPENWQNDYKAGPEGGTLCGLSIKIGSEWITKWDGAEKTNIEAVKGALSGSMKRSAVHWGIGRYLYKLEATFAIITPNGKYYQKEKKNQYPSFKWNPPNLPAWAVATPEESQTAPKSYNSQKQSAQQDTPGKTMIDEVQHRILEDAITNLSILNKLDKAQFRTRVRAFCMKKWGINNWWRNNRPGIDVENYNILMNKLGEFAIKMKQEEQEDKATVSNAHMKGTKASYEMDNLASHPHHDRIGDA; this comes from the coding sequence ATGACAGGAAATCCATTACCATACTTTAATCTTGAAGATTTGGGAAAACCGTTTGCAGAAGACGACATTGAGTGGCGGGTTCAGAGAGCAGGGGTAAGTGGAAATCGTCCCTGGGCAATGGTTTTAGCTTATGTGACCAATCGTGCAATTATGGAAAGACTCGATAAAATTGTTGGCCCTGAAAACTGGCAAAACGATTATAAAGCGGGTCCCGAAGGTGGAACACTATGTGGTTTATCCATAAAAATCGGAAGCGAATGGATAACAAAATGGGATGGAGCTGAAAAAACCAATATTGAGGCAGTGAAAGGGGCACTGTCGGGTTCGATGAAAAGATCTGCCGTACATTGGGGTATAGGTCGGTATCTGTATAAGCTTGAAGCGACATTTGCGATAATAACTCCAAATGGGAAATATTATCAGAAAGAAAAGAAAAATCAGTATCCGAGTTTTAAGTGGAATCCCCCAAATCTTCCAGCCTGGGCAGTTGCAACGCCAGAAGAAAGTCAAACAGCACCAAAAAGTTATAACTCTCAAAAACAATCAGCACAACAAGACACACCAGGAAAAACAATGATTGATGAAGTTCAACATCGTATCCTTGAGGATGCAATCACAAATCTATCAATTTTGAATAAGCTGGATAAAGCTCAATTCAGAACAAGAGTTCGAGCCTTTTGTATGAAGAAATGGGGCATCAATAACTGGTGGAGAAATAACCGTCCCGGTATAGATGTTGAGAATTATAATATTCTTATGAACAAGCTTGGAGAATTTGCAATTAAAATGAAGCAAGAGGAACAGGAAGATAAAGCCACTGTTTCTAATGCTCATATGAAGGGAACAAAGGCAAGTTACGAAATGGATAATTTAGCTTCACATCCCCATCACGATAGAATTGGAGATGCATAA